One window of the Salvia splendens isolate huo1 chromosome 1, SspV2, whole genome shotgun sequence genome contains the following:
- the LOC121754606 gene encoding uncharacterized protein LOC121754606: MVESGDGGGEYSSADAAADCTCGSSDCAECCRRRSSSSSLPSSSSSCSLLSFDSYPVQDYDKLWRVYTASVKGFAIGAGLKGGLAIFALLTRLRRRQMLPSSRKVEMTTASADLIIALKETLRYGLFLGTFAGTFVSVDEIVAALGGHRRTAKWRALLAGAIAGPSMLLTGLNTQHTSLAIYILMRATVLASRCGIKSKRFGRICKPLTWAHGDIFLMCLSSSQILSAYILKQDSLPQSYKSFLNKHGAKAPVILNGVRDIACGLPFTNLDAIEKYYKSNGVDVKLDPQMKIPCSIVHGNQACGSHFFSFLLQAYKRAVPVYLPVYLIPALIVHRQGLLKRPHNILWKGILGTARSSLFLSMYCSSAWIWTCFLFRIFKRCNIPMVAVGTFPTGLALAIEKKSRRIEISLYCLARAIESFFTCMADAGYLPHSKRFKRADVLVFSISTAIIMHCYAMERDVFRSKYLNVLDWVFGVPLPPYDTTPRKKK, from the exons ATGGTGGAATCCGGCGACGGAGGAGGGGAATACAGCTCCGCCGATGCGGCGGCGGATTGCACGTGCGGCTCCAGCGATTGCGCCGAGTGCTGTAGGCGGAGATCGTCGAGCTCGAGCCTGCCATCATCTTCGTCGTCGTGCTCTCTGCTGAGCTTCGACTCCTATCCGGTTCAGGACTACGATAAGCTGTGGAGAGTCTACACGGCTTCCGTTAAAGGATTCGCTATCGGCGCCGGACTCAAAGGCGGACTCGCAATTTTCGCTCTGCTCACTCGCCTCCGCCGCCGGCAAATGCTCCCCTCATCTAG GAAAGTAGAAATGACTACAGCTAGTGCAGATTTAATCATTGCTTTGAAGGAGACATTAAGATACGGACTGTTTCTTGGTACATTTGCGGGAACATTTGTTTCTGTCGATGAAATTGTTGCTGCTTTGGGTGGTCACAGAAG gACGGCAAAGTGGAGGGCTTTGCTGGCAGGTGCAATAGCAGGGCCATCGATGCTGCTTACTGGGTTGAACACTCAACATACAAGCTTGGCAATTTACATTCTAATGCGTGCCACTGTTTTGGCTTCACGGTGTGGGATAAAAAGCAAGAGATTTGGTCGTATATGTAAGCCTCTTACATGGGCACATGGAGATATTTTCCTTATGTGTCTCTCTTCTTCCCAGATTCT GTCAGCTTACATTCTGAAGCAAGATAGTTTGCCCCAATCTTATAAATCGTTTCTGAATAAGCATGGGGCAAAGGCACCTGTCATCCTGAACGGTGTTAGAGATATTGCATGTGGTCTACCATTCACAAATTTGGATGCAATAGAGAAATACTACAAGTCCAATGGTGTTGATGTCAAACTAGATCCACAAATGAAAATACCTTGCTCG ATTGTCCATGGGAACCAAGCATGTGGATCacatttcttttcctttcttctcCAAGCTTATAAAAGAGCAGTACCAGTTTATCTCCCAGTCTATCTGATACCCGCCCTAATTGTGCATCGTCAAGGTCTCTTGAAAAG GCCTCACAATATTTTATGGAAAGGTATTCTTGGTACAGCCAGGTCAAGCTTGTTTCTCTCAATGTACTGTTCATCTGCTTG GATATGGACATGcttcctttttaggatctttAAGAGATGTAACATTCCCATGGTGGCAGTGGGAACG TTTCCAACTGGTCTAGCTCTAGCAATTGAGAAAAAGAGCAGAAGGATCGAGATATCCCTGTACTGCCTCGCACGAGCAATCGAGAGCTTCTTCACGTGCATGGCTGATGCAGGGTACTTGCCTCACTCGAAAAGATTCAAAAGAGCCGATGTCTTGGTCTTTAGTATATCAACAGCAATTATCATGCACTGTTATGCCATGGAGAGAGACGTCTTCCGGTCAAAGTACCTCAACGTGCTTGACTGGGTGTTTGGCGTCCCTCTTCCGCCGTATGATACGACTCCAC
- the LOC121805410 gene encoding uncharacterized protein LOC121805410, whose product MEKIAEDLQTEKLKSQIDEDLQTEKLKTQTAIRCAKAAILLSSLKNATKALTTDVPQLQNESKIEKLMIDLVKEKQKLKKLRHSIGILILFYFLVLFIYPIFLKFL is encoded by the exons ATGGAGAAGATCGCCGAAGATCTGCAAACGGAGAAGCTTAAATCGCAGATCGACGAGGATCTGCAAACGGAGAAGCTGAAGACGCAGACTGCAATTCGTTGCGCGAAAGCAGCGATCCTTCTGTCTTCCCTCAAAAACGCCACAAAAGCTTTAACCACCGATGTTCCCCAACTCCAG AACGAATCGAAGATCGAGAAGTTGATGATCGATTTGGTGAAGGAGAAACAGAAGCTGAAGAAGTTAAGGCATTCGATCGGAATTTTAATCCTCTTTTACTTCTTAGTTCTGTTCATCTATCCCATCTTCCTCAAATTTCTCTGA
- the LOC121801441 gene encoding annexin D2-like yields MSTLCVPSQVPPVAEDCEQLHKAFSGWGTNEDLIISILGRRNASQRKLIRHCYAETYGEDLLKALDKELSSDFERVVLVSVLDPPERDAYLANEATKKWTASNQVLVEIACTRSPKQLNLAKEAYHARFKKSLEEDVAYHTTGDFRKLLVPLVSTYRYSGDEVDLRLAKSEAKILHQKIAAKEYSCDDVIRILTTRSKAQINATLNQYKNDFGNDVNKDLKADPKDEFLALLRATVKCLVFPEKYFEKVLRRAINKLGTDEWALTRVVVTRAEVDMKTIKELYEKRSSVPLDKAIAKDTHGDYEKMLLTLIGVVQE; encoded by the exons atgtcgACTCTATGCGTTCCATCCCAAGTTCCCCCTGTTGCCGAAGACTGTGAGCAGCTGCACAAGGCATTCTCAG GATGGGGAACCAACGAGGACTTGATCATATCAATTTTGGGCCGTAGAAATGCCAGCCAGCGGAAGCTTATCAGACATTGTTATGCCGAGACTTATGGTGAAGATCTGCTCAAAGCCTTGGACAAGGAACTTTCGAGTGACTTTGAG AGAGTTGTGTTAGTGTCGGTACTGGATCCTCCAGAGCGTGATGCCTACCTAGCTAACGAGGCCACAAAGAAGTGGACAGCGAGCAATCAAGTCCTCGTGGAGATTGCTTGCACGAGGTCACCCAAGCAGTTGAATCTTGCAAAGGAAGCCTACCATGCTCGTTTCAAGAAATCTCTCGAGGAGGATGTTGCTTATCACACGACTGGAGACTTCCGCAAG CTCTTGGTACCCTTAGTGAGTACATACCGTTACAGTGGAGACGAGGTGGACCTCCGTCTTGCTAAATCGGAAGCCAAGATCCTGCACCAGAAGATCGCTGCAAAGGAGTACAGTTGTGACGACGTCATCAGAATCCTGACCACGAGGAGCAAGGCACAGATCAACGCAACGCTCAACCAATACAAGAACGACTTTGGCAACGATGTGAACAAG GATCTGAAAGCTGATCCCAAAGACGAGTTCCTCGCGCTCTTGAGGGCCACTGTGAAGTGTTTGGTCTTCCCCGAGAAGTACTTCGAGAAGGTGCTCCGCCGTGCAATCAACAAGCTAGGGACGGACGAGTGGGCCCTGACCAGGGTCGTCGTGACAAGGGCCGAGGTGGACATGAAGACCATCAAGGAACTGTACGAGAAACGGAGCAGTGTGCCCCTCGACAAAGCCATCGCTAAGGACACCCATGGTGACTATGAGAAGATGTTGCTGACCCTCATCGGAGTTGTCCAAGAATGA
- the LOC121801449 gene encoding uncharacterized protein LOC121801449 — MEKSTPVRKPHTSTADLLTWSENPPENSPVPPSSTRSHQPSDGIRKVVFGGQVTDEEVENLNKRKPCSGYKMKEMTGSGIFKGKGENGLSEADEADETSANKTGLRMYQQALSGVSHISFGEEDTVSPKKPATLPEVAKQRELSGNLESESEAMLKKQLSEAKNKELSGHNIFAPPPEIKPRPLGARALALRESVTIGETASGNGAGNGGSSEVPLKTAKKIPNQKFSELSGNDIFKGDGVAASAEKPLSSAKLQEMSGSNIFSDGKVESRDYFGGVRKPPGGESSIALV, encoded by the exons ATGGAGAAAAGCACGCCGGTGAGGAAGCCTCACACTTCGACGGCAGATCTGCTCACGTGGTCGGAGAATCCGCCGGAAAACTCGCCGGTTCCGCCTTCCTCCACCCGCTCTCACCAG CCGTCGGATGGGATCAGGAAGGTAGTATTTGGAGGTCAGGTTACTGATGAAGAGGTTGAGAACTTGAATAAGAG GAAGCCATGCTCTGGCTACAAGATGAAGGAAATGACTGGCAGTGGTATTTTCAAAGGCAAAGGGGAAAACGGATTGTCGGAAGCTGATGAAGCCGATGAGACATCAGCCAACAAAACTGGGCTGCGTATGTACCAG CAAGCGTTGTCGGGAGTCAGTCACATCTcttttggtgaagaagatacaGTTTCTCCCAAGAAACCAGCCACTCTGCCTGAAGTTGCTAAGCAGCGAGAGCTGAGCGGAAATCTAGAAAGCGAGTCTGAAGCAATGTTAAAGAAGCAACTCTCAGAGGCCAAAAACAAGGAGCTCAGTGGCCACAATATCTTTGCCCCGCCACCTGAGATTAAGCCCCGCCCCTTGGGTGCTCGAGCTTTGGCATTACGAGAGAGCGTAACAATTGGAGAAACTGCTTCTGGCAAT GGTGCTGGCAATGGTGGTTCGAGCGAGGTGCCTCTCAAGACAGCAAAGAAGATACCTAACCAGAAATTCTCAGAGCTCTCGGGGAACGACATCTTCAAAGGGGACGGAGTAGCTGCATCAGCCGAGAAGCCACTGAGCTCAGCAAAGTTGCAGGAGATGAGCGGGAGCAACATCTTCTCTGATGGCAAAGTGGAGTCTCGCGACTATTTTGGAGGCGTACGCAAGCCGCCGGGTGGGGAAAGCAGCATTGCTCTGGTGTAA
- the LOC121801459 gene encoding protein spinster-like, with the protein MKAGTLTLVLVNLAGIMERADESLLPGVYKEVGEALHSGPTGLGFLTLFRSMVQAICYPVAAYLAARHNRAHVIAYGAFLWSSATFLVAFSSTFFQVAVSRALNGIGLAIVAPAIQSLVADSTDDSSRGTAFGWLQLTSNLGSVIGGLLSLLIAPITLMGIPGWRISFHLVGIASVIVGFLVWLFAIDPHFPKGGASASDQAPRKSFKSDVKDLAQEAKSVIGIPSFQIIVAQGVMGSFPWSALSFAPMWLELTGFSHEKTAALMGTFIVANSLGGVFGGMMGDFLSKRLPDSGRIILSQISSGSGIPLSAIVLLAVPNNPSTVLVHGIVMFITGFCISWNAAATNNSIFAEIVPEKSRTSIYALDRSFESVFSSFAPPTVGLLAQYAYGYKPIIPEGSDGISTDRENAASLAKALFAAIALPMALCCVIYTFLYRTYPKDRDRARLKAIMESEIQLMDSESLQAGGDHVQIESGETRELNLDGKIILLPFEDYSDERRLLVTQ; encoded by the exons ATGAAGGCAGGAACTCTGACGCTTGTGCTGGTGAATCTCGCCGGAATAATGGAAAGAGCTGACGAATCGCTGTTACCAGGAGTCTACAAAGAGGTCGGGGAAGCTCTTCATTCCGGCCCAACCGGCCTGGGCTTCCTCACTCTCTTCCGATCGATGGTGCAGGCAATTTGCTACCCTGTCGCCGCTTACTTGGCGGCTCGGCATAATCGGGCCCACGTCATCGCATACGGCGCATTCCTTTGGTCTTCCGCAACCTTCCTCGTCGCCTTCTCGTCCACCTTCTTTCAG GTAGCAGTATCGAGAGCTTTGAACGGGATTGGCCTTGCCATTGTTGCACCGGCAATTCAGTCCCTCGTTGCTGATTCAACCGATGATTCTAGCCGTGGTACGGCTTTTGGGTGGCTTCAGCTCACCAGCAATCTTGGTTCGGTTATTGGTGGACTGCTCTCGTTATTGATAGCTCCAATTACTTTGATGGGAATCCCTGGCTGGAGGATTTCTTTTCACCTTGTTGGCATAGCCAGCGTCATTGTGGGTTTTCTAGTTTGGTTATTCGCCATTGACCCTCACTTTCCGAAAGGTGGCGCGAGCGCTAGTGATCAAGCGCCCCGCAAGTCCTTCAAATCGGATGTGAAGGACCTTGCTCAGGAAGCCAAATCAGTGATCGGGATCCCTTCCTTTCAAATTATAGTAGCTCAAGGTGTTATGGGTTCGTTTCCCTGGTCAGCTTTGTCGTTTGCTCCGATGTGGTTGGAACTAACTGGTTTCTCTCACGAGAAGACAGCTGCCCTCATGGGCACATTCATCGTGGCAAACTCCCTTGGTGGCGTATTCGGAGGCATGATGGGTGATTTCTTATCAAAGCGCCTCCCAGATTCTGGCCGGATAATATTGTCACAGATAAGCTCGGGATCTGGAATCCCTCTCTCTGCAATTGTTTTGCTAGCAGTGCCTAACAATCCGTCTACTGTGCTCGTACATGGTATTGTCATGTTTATTACGGGTTTCTGCATATCTTGGAATGCAGCTGCCACGAACAA TTCAATTTTTGCAGAAATAGTCCCAGAGAAATCTCGAACAAGCATCTACGCATTAGACAGATCCTTTGAGTCCGTATTTTCATCATTCGCTCCTCCCACAGTCGGACTACTGGCTCAATACGCCTATGGATATAAGCCCATCATTCCAGAAGGTTCAGATGGCATCTCTACTGATAGAGAAAACGCTGCATCTTTGGCCAAGGCTCTTTTTGCTGCAATAGCTCTCCCAATGGCTTTGTGTTGCGTCATATACACTTTCCTGTATCGAACTTACCCAAAAGACAGAGATCGTGCCCGGTTGAAAGCTATCATGGAGTCGGAGATTCAGCTGATGGATTCCGAATCTTTACAAGCTGGAGGAGACCATGTTCAGATTGAATCTGGTGAAACAAGGGAGCTCAATCTTGATGGAAAAATCATTCTGTTGCCTTTTGAAGACTACAGTGATGAAAGAAGACTACTTGTTACCCAATAA
- the LOC121792492 gene encoding uncharacterized protein LOC121792492 translates to MDSGNSGSMQSSSGGDDQEFDSSSSFLTAPNNFGGITAPQFLSHQSPNFFDPNLTQSLDHAGGYANANVNDGDLIWSRGLRSENQSVANLGNSARPARPQQVAAAPPPPQQARNLKKRTRASRRAPTTVLTTDTTNFRQMVQEFTGIPAAPFSGGSPYSRRLDLFSAASALRSAVHLDGLGPLYPLRPAAHKILSPFSSSTSAAPPPQFLNSTMIDAIVPTMIANNNNTASTSNVSPNNFQLYQHHSIITPQMNFSNLSGFLNRDGGASASSAAAQHDDLSMWKSGETVRNNDPIQQNLPEFNNNNINSGGSQNYNLNVAEKGMENAASSTAEGTVASWICPSD, encoded by the coding sequence ATGGATTCCGGCAATAGCGGGAGTATGCAGTCGTCAAGCGGCGGCGATGATCAGGAATTCGATTCCAGCTCCTCTTTCCTCACCGCTCCGAACAATTTCGGCGGAATTACCGCGCCGCagtttctctctcatcaaaGCCCCAATTTCTTCGACCCTAATCTCACGCAGAGCCTCGATCACGCCGGGGGATACGCCAACGCCAACGTCAACGACGGCGATCTGATTTGGTCGAGGGGATTGAGATCGGAGAATCAATCCGTCGCGAATCTCGGGAATTCGGCGCGGCCGGCGCGGCCGCAGCAGGTTGCGGcggctccgccgccgccgcagcagGCGAGAAACCTTAAGAAGCGGACGCGAGCGTCGCGGCGGGCGCCGACGACGGTGCTCACCACTGACACCACCAATTTCAGGCAAATGGTGCAGGAGTTCACCGGCATCCCCGCCGCGCCGTTCTCCGGCGGTTCGCCGTACTCGCGGCGGCTCGATCTGTTCTCCGCCGCATCGGCGTTGAGATCCGCCGTGCATCTGGACGGCCTCGGGCCTCTCTACCCGCTTCGCCCCGCCGCGCATAAGATCCTCTCCCCGTtctcctcctccacctccgccGCGCCGCCACCTCAATTTCTGAACTCCACAATGATCGACGCCATAGTTCCGACGATGATCGCAAACAACAACAACACCGCGTCCACATCGAACGTCAGTCCGAACAATTTCCAGCTCTACCAACACCACAGCATTATTACTCCACAAATGAATTTCTCGAATTTGAGCGGCTTCCTCAACCGCGACGGCGGCGCatccgcctcctccgccgcgGCGCAACACGACGATCTGAGCATGTGGAAAAGCGGCGAAACGGTGAGGAATAACGATCCGATTCAACAAAATCTGCCTGAATTCAACAACAACAATATAAACAGCGGTGGATCGCAGAATTACAATTTGAATGTTGCAGAAAAAGGAATGGAGAATGCTGCTTCGTCCACTGCTGAAGGTACAGTTGCTTCATGGATTTGTCCTTCCGATtaa